Within the Wolbachia pipientis genome, the region TTCCTGTATACACCTGCCAACGCTTTATCGTTACATCTACGAAGGCGGAATCTAGCTCTATCGTCCTACAGATTCTTCCTGTCCTCTCACAGGCAATTAATGTACTTCCAGAACCACTAAATGGATCAAGAACTATGTCTCCTGGTCTACTGCTGTTTACTATTGCTCTCTCCATTAATTCCACTGGTTTCATCGTTGGGTGCAGCGAGTTGTATGTTGGCTTATCGTAAAACCAGAGATCACTTTGATTACGGCCTCCATGCCACTCACGTTTATTGCCGTTTTTCCAACCATAAAGTATTGCTTCGTATTGTCTTTGATAATCAGATCTTCCTAGCGTAAAATGATTTTTTGCCCAAATGATAAATGTCGACCATTTTCCCCCTGCTTCTTCAAATACTTTTTGCAAGGTTGAAAGCTCAGATGATGATGCACAGATGTAAATTGCCCCTTTGGTGTTTGCTAAAACATGGGAACAAATGTCATATAGAAAAAGTTCGTAATTTTCACCTTGATTGTCGTTTAATATCTTTTTATCTTCTCTTTCTTGACTAGCGCCATAATCAACGTTATACGGAGGATCACACACGGTAATATCTGCCATTTTATCGTCCAGTACCGCTTTAAATGATTCAACTTCGCAGCTATCGCCACAGTAAATTCGATGCCCACCTAAAATCCATAGGTCCCCTGGTTTTGTTATTTCCACTTTTTTGTCATCACCAGCTAAATCAGAAAATTTTTCTCCCTTTTCCCCTTGTTCTTCCCTTCCATCAAGATTATCAAGAAAGCGTTGGACTTTTTCTAGCTCAAATCCAGTCATTTTAAGGTCAAACTCCAAATCTTCTAATTCTTGAATTTCCACCTTCAAAAGATCATCATCCCACTTTGCCCAATTAGCTGATTGATTTGCCAGTAACCGAAAAGCTTTGGTTTGGGCTTCACTTAAATTATCACTGAGCACCACTGGAATACTCTCCATGCCCAGTTTTCTTGCTGCTTTAAGCCGTAAATGACCATCAACCACAGTGCCATCGCTTTTTGCAACTATCGGTATACGAAAACCAAACTCTCGAATAGAGGCACACATTCTGTTTACTACATCGTCATTCTTGCAAGGGTTGCGATCATATTCGACTAGGTTTTGAGTAGGATAGTAGTGGATTGCTAAGTTCATATTAGTGTATTAAAT harbors:
- a CDS encoding DNA modification methylase, whose protein sequence is MNLAIHYYPTQNLVEYDRNPCKNDDVVNRMCASIREFGFRIPIVAKSDGTVVDGHLRLKAARKLGMESIPVVLSDNLSEAQTKAFRLLANQSANWAKWDDDLLKVEIQELEDLEFDLKMTGFELEKVQRFLDNLDGREEQGEKGEKFSDLAGDDKKVEITKPGDLWILGGHRIYCGDSCEVESFKAVLDDKMADITVCDPPYNVDYGASQEREDKKILNDNQGENYELFLYDICSHVLANTKGAIYICASSSELSTLQKVFEEAGGKWSTFIIWAKNHFTLGRSDYQRQYEAILYGWKNGNKREWHGGRNQSDLWFYDKPTYNSLHPTMKPVELMERAIVNSSRPGDIVLDPFSGSGSTLIACERTGRICRTIELDSAFVDVTIKRWQVYTGREAILSSSGKTFAQIQEEKR